One segment of Hemibagrus wyckioides isolate EC202008001 linkage group LG05, SWU_Hwy_1.0, whole genome shotgun sequence DNA contains the following:
- the mapk14a gene encoding mitogen-activated protein kinase 14A isoform X1 produces the protein MSQKERPTFYRQEVNKTVWEVPVRYQNLSPVGSGAYGSVCSALDVKSSLKVAVKKLSRPFQSIIHAKRTYRELRLLKHMKHENVIGLLDVFTPSTTLEDFSDVYLVTHLMGADLNNIVKCQKLTDDHVQFLIYQILRGLKYIHSAEIIHRDLKPSNLAVNEDCELKILDFGLARHTDDEMTGYVATRWYRAPEIMLNWMHYNMTVDIWSVGCIMAELLTGRTLFPGTDHIDQLKLIMLLVGTPGAELLMKMSSESARNYINSLPQMPKRNFADVFIGANPLAVDLLEKMLVLDTDKRITAAEALAHPYFAQYHDPDDEPEAEPYDQSFESRELEIDEWKRLTYEDVINFEPPAFDVDEMES, from the exons ATGTCGCAGAAAGAAAGACCCACGTTTTACCGTCAGGAAGTGAACAAGACCGTTTGGGAGGTTCCGGTGCGCTATCAGAACCTCTCTCCAGTCGGCTCCGGTGCATACGGATCTGTGTG CTCAGCACTTGATGTGAAATCAAGTTTGAAGGTTGCTGTGAAAAAACTCTCAAGGCCATTCCAGTCCATTATCCATGCCAAAAGAACCTACAGAGAATTGCGGCTTCTCAAGCACATGAAACATGAGAAC GTAATAGGCTTGCTGGATGTTTTCACACCTTCCACCACTCTGGAGGATTTCAGTGATGT GTACCTGGTGACTCACCTGATGGGTGCAGACTTGAATAATATAGTGAAATGTCAGAAGCTGACTGATGACCATGTGCAGTTCCTAATCTACCAGATCCTTCGAGGACTTAAG TACATCCATTCAGCAGAAATCATTCACAGa GACTTAAAGCCCAGTAATTTGGCTGTGAATGAAGATTGTGAACTTAAG atccTTGATTTTGGCCTGGCACGGCATACGGATGATGAAATGACAGGATATGTGGCCACAAGGTGGTACCGTGCTCCGGAAATCATGCTTAACTGGATGCATTACAACATGACAG TGGATATTTGGTCTGTTGGCTGCATTATGGCTGAGCTGCTGACAGGGAGAACGCTGTTCCCTGGCACCGACC ACATTGACCAGCTGAAACTTATAATGCTGCTCGTTGGAACTCCAGGAGCTGAGCTGTTGATGAAAATGTCATCAGAATCT GCCAGGAATTACATTAATTCCCTGCCACAGATGCCTAAAAGGAATTTTGCTGATGTATTTATTGGTGCCAATCCTCTGG CTGTGGACCTCCTCGAGAAGATGCTGGTTTTGGATACAGACAAGCGAATAACTGCAGCTGAAGCTCTGGCTCATCCATACTTTGCCCAGTATCATGACCCAGATGATGAACCGGAGGCAGAACCATATGACCAGAGCTTTGAGAGTCGAGAACTAGAGATTGACGAGTGGAAAC GTTTGACCTATGAGGATGTCATCAATTTCGAACCACCTGCCTTTGACGTGGATGAAATGGAATCATGA
- the mapk14a gene encoding mitogen-activated protein kinase 14A isoform X2 yields MSQKERPTFYRQEVNKTVWEVPVRYQNLSPVGSGAYGSVCSALDVKSSLKVAVKKLSRPFQSIIHAKRTYRELRLLKHMKHENVIGLLDVFTPSTTLEDFSDVYLVTHLMGADLNNIVKCQKLTDDHVQFLIYQILRGLKYIHSAEIIHRDLKPSNLAVNEDCELKILDFGLARHTDDEMTGYVATRWYRAPEIMLNWMHYNMTVDIWSVGCIMAELLTGRTLFPGTDHINQLQQIMRLTGTPPASLISRMPSHEARNYINSLPQMPKRNFADVFIGANPLAVDLLEKMLVLDTDKRITAAEALAHPYFAQYHDPDDEPEAEPYDQSFESRELEIDEWKRLTYEDVINFEPPAFDVDEMES; encoded by the exons ATGTCGCAGAAAGAAAGACCCACGTTTTACCGTCAGGAAGTGAACAAGACCGTTTGGGAGGTTCCGGTGCGCTATCAGAACCTCTCTCCAGTCGGCTCCGGTGCATACGGATCTGTGTG CTCAGCACTTGATGTGAAATCAAGTTTGAAGGTTGCTGTGAAAAAACTCTCAAGGCCATTCCAGTCCATTATCCATGCCAAAAGAACCTACAGAGAATTGCGGCTTCTCAAGCACATGAAACATGAGAAC GTAATAGGCTTGCTGGATGTTTTCACACCTTCCACCACTCTGGAGGATTTCAGTGATGT GTACCTGGTGACTCACCTGATGGGTGCAGACTTGAATAATATAGTGAAATGTCAGAAGCTGACTGATGACCATGTGCAGTTCCTAATCTACCAGATCCTTCGAGGACTTAAG TACATCCATTCAGCAGAAATCATTCACAGa GACTTAAAGCCCAGTAATTTGGCTGTGAATGAAGATTGTGAACTTAAG atccTTGATTTTGGCCTGGCACGGCATACGGATGATGAAATGACAGGATATGTGGCCACAAGGTGGTACCGTGCTCCGGAAATCATGCTTAACTGGATGCATTACAACATGACAG TGGATATTTGGTCTGTTGGCTGCATTATGGCTGAGCTGCTGACAGGGAGAACGCTGTTCCCTGGCACCGACC ATATAAACCAGCTACAGCAGATAATGCGGCTGACAGGAACTCCCCCTGCCTCTCTAATAAGCAGGATGCCTAGCCATGAG GCCAGGAATTACATTAATTCCCTGCCACAGATGCCTAAAAGGAATTTTGCTGATGTATTTATTGGTGCCAATCCTCTGG CTGTGGACCTCCTCGAGAAGATGCTGGTTTTGGATACAGACAAGCGAATAACTGCAGCTGAAGCTCTGGCTCATCCATACTTTGCCCAGTATCATGACCCAGATGATGAACCGGAGGCAGAACCATATGACCAGAGCTTTGAGAGTCGAGAACTAGAGATTGACGAGTGGAAAC GTTTGACCTATGAGGATGTCATCAATTTCGAACCACCTGCCTTTGACGTGGATGAAATGGAATCATGA